The Schistocerca gregaria isolate iqSchGreg1 unplaced genomic scaffold, iqSchGreg1.2 ptg000949l, whole genome shotgun sequence sequence TACCTTTGATCGAAAAAAATCGGAAAGGATCTAATTTTTTGAATAATGTCAAGTCGTATCTCTCAACAGGGTATGCCTCAAGAAATTGCATCCATGCATCCAGAAGCTGAACTGTAGAGCCAGTGAGGTGATATATTTCGGCCAAGCACTTGCAGGCAGTGCCATATTTTTCTGGATAATATCTATTTGAAACAACCAATAtacaaaatgaaacaatattttgaaCAGCTGATTGATCCACATCAGCCGCAACTATCTGGTAAAGCCAGACTGAGCCGAATCTTGAAAAAATGGAACGGCATGGTGGATTTATGCTTTCTTTCAACCCAGACCTGTTAATAGAAACTGATTTGATAGATGATCCTAAGGTCGGATAGCACCTAGCCAAATAATATAAAAAGGGGAATAACAAAATATCAAAGATACACAAAAGGGGAGTACAACATTGATGTACAAAAAGAGGAACACAATATTAAATGATACACAAAATAATAAGAGTGAGTTTGTCCTTTCTCTCGATAGCATACCAATTGTGTCGAAATCAATTTACTTAACCTACCATACCACGAGCACATCTCCATTTTTGTCACGCTCAATAACTGCGACGGCTTGAAAGCTGAGGTCGgtacagttaagttccatagcggaaaatattaaattttttatgcCAAAAAACAGTAACTGAAAAATCAGTTGGGTTCACTCTATTGCATAGATTGTATGCATGCCATTTACATCAGTTTCAAATCGCGTATGCGAGTCTGATATTATTAAATTTAGGCGCACCTGTGGAGATGGATTGCCTGACAAGGTCGTCATAAAGTTGTTAGAAGATTACGGATCAAAGGATGCAATAGCCCTAGGTCTCGATAAAACCTCGCATTCTGTTACAAAGAAGGATAATCAAGTCACAGAAGATGTATCTAGAGCAAAAAAGCCTTTGGAGCCAATTTACATGGACTCTTGCTATTTAACGGCTAATTCAACAACAAAAATACCTTGCCTAATTCCATTACAAGCACAAAATGCGACGTCCCTATCGAATGACAAGTATACGTCTTTTTCAGCCAAACGTCGCTGCGCTGATTTGCCAGTTTCCTCCCCGTCTTGTTTCTCATTTAATTCTTCAGATTGCGACTCGCTACTCGACATCCCTTCTATCACACAAACCGATCAAAGTACGCTTTCTCCTAACATCTCGATAATGACTATCGGTACAGATTCCGACGAAAATGAAGTAGAATTGGCGTCTGAACAGGAAGGCCCTCAAATGCTAGAAAATAGCTCTGATTATTCCTTTAATAGTAAAAGACTGATTAACTTGGACAATCAACTCGATTTGCTTTCAAACACAAAACAACATTCAGTTTCATATCGTGAGCCTCTTTTCGAAGACGTTTCGCTAGATTTTAGCATTAACACTGGGTATAACTGCTCAAATCTGCAGTTAGACGAGCTCTCTTCCACAGACCAGGACTCGCAACATTGCTATGATACACAGGATCCAGATAGTCAATGGATGTCTTTTGATGCTGTAGTTTCTCTAGAGCATTGGAATCGTCTGTATATGTGCCCTGGTACAGTTATCGACcgcaaatggaggaaaaaaaaaaaagaagattggcATCAAGAAGTGATTATGGTTGTGGATTCCTCACTACAAGATACAGATTTtggtgcatccatctgtgattatATGAAAAAGCATCATTTGTTTTACCGGTTCGAAAAGCTGGCGCAAAGAAATACGGTGTCTTGGAGGCGTATCAGCAAGGAGCAAAGCGTACAAATATATACGAAGCAGCCAACATTAGAGAATCCTTCTATGCACCCGGTGGAACTTTACGATGTTTCATTGGAACACGTTGTGGTCGTTTTGAAAGGCAGTGAGTTTGCAGAAATGATCATTGA is a genomic window containing:
- the LOC126325921 gene encoding DENN domain-containing protein 10-like, encoding MELNCTDLSFQAVAVIERDKNGDVLVVWCYPTLGSSIKSVSINRSGLKESINPPCRSIFSRFGSVWLYQIVAADVDQSAVQNIVSFCILVVSNRYYPEKYGTACKCLAEIYHLTGSTVQLLDAWMQFLEAYPVERYDLTLFKKLDPFRFFSIKDVINSFKDDAVYIWSTGTMKKRIALYNERLSSCLRLIPVLYLFAFCMQGWNNMRPYVTFSEEEIHDLKLTGTYLAGFTDPKIKERRDLYDLLIYDKEVIVISESRDFSAERFFRQHLFEYLQDAVQREEITSMGILEKMREITSTFLSCPSRF